A window from Pseudomonas kribbensis encodes these proteins:
- a CDS encoding putative 2-aminoethylphosphonate ABC transporter substrate-binding protein has protein sequence MFKPMALAAAVLATFSLNAFAAKTELTVYTALEAEQLTAYKAAFEKANPDVEIKWVRDSTGIITAKLLAEKDRPQADAVWGLAASSLAILDQQGMLQSYAPKDLGKIGANYRDAANPPAWVGMDVWAATICFNTVEAEKQGLTKPVSWQDLTKPEYKGKIVMPNPASSGTGFLDVSAWLQTFGEKQGWAYMDGLHQNIGQYVHSGSKPCKLAAAGEFPIGISFEYPAVQLKRQGAPLDIILPKEGLGWEIEATAVIKGTPHEEAAKKLADFSASAPAMDLYKENFAVLAQPGIAKPQTELPADYEQRLIKNDFAWASKNRDEILTEWRKRYDGKSEKVVAK, from the coding sequence ATGTTCAAGCCTATGGCCCTGGCCGCTGCTGTGCTCGCTACTTTCAGCCTGAATGCCTTCGCGGCAAAAACCGAGTTGACGGTGTACACCGCCCTCGAAGCCGAGCAACTGACTGCCTACAAGGCTGCGTTCGAAAAGGCCAACCCGGATGTCGAGATCAAGTGGGTGCGTGACTCCACCGGGATCATCACCGCCAAACTGTTGGCCGAAAAGGATCGCCCGCAGGCTGACGCGGTATGGGGCCTGGCCGCTTCGAGCCTGGCGATTCTCGACCAGCAAGGCATGCTGCAAAGCTATGCGCCGAAGGACCTGGGCAAGATCGGAGCGAACTACCGCGACGCCGCCAACCCGCCAGCCTGGGTCGGCATGGACGTCTGGGCCGCGACCATCTGCTTCAACACCGTCGAGGCCGAGAAGCAGGGCCTGACCAAGCCGGTGAGCTGGCAGGACCTGACCAAGCCTGAGTACAAAGGCAAGATCGTGATGCCGAACCCGGCCTCGTCCGGCACCGGTTTCCTCGACGTCAGCGCCTGGCTGCAAACCTTCGGCGAGAAACAGGGCTGGGCCTACATGGACGGTCTGCACCAGAACATCGGCCAGTACGTTCACTCCGGTTCCAAGCCTTGCAAACTGGCGGCCGCTGGCGAATTCCCGATCGGGATTTCCTTTGAGTACCCGGCCGTTCAGCTGAAGCGTCAGGGCGCGCCACTGGACATCATCCTGCCGAAGGAAGGCCTGGGCTGGGAGATCGAAGCGACTGCCGTGATCAAAGGCACGCCGCATGAAGAAGCCGCGAAAAAACTGGCCGACTTCTCCGCCAGCGCCCCGGCGATGGATCTGTACAAGGAAAACTTCGCCGTCCTCGCTCAGCCGGGCATCGCCAAGCCGCAGACCGAACTGCCGGCCGACTATGAACAGCGCCTGATCAAGAACGACTTTGCCTGGGCTTCGAAGAACCGCGACGAGATCCTGACCGAATGGCGCAAGCGCTATGACGGCAAGTCCGAGAAAGTGGTCGCCAAGTAA
- a CDS encoding LysR family transcriptional regulator translates to MLSAELKAFYMVARLGSITLAAKKLGLSQPTVTTQIRNLESQYSVELFYRGGRRLSVSDEGARLLPMVKALLQQEADIEFFLRNSGQVQGTLRIAATAPYYILDLVKTFRERLPQVEVSVEIGNSQQVLEALEDYRVDVAASSQLLDDARLIRRVLGSDPLVLAVHRNHPLAAHDHVTLNALAGHTLLMREPGSTTRRLTEDLLAGAGVSFGPLLEIGSRESIREAVLRNIGISIIARQEVPHDPQLRVLTLENAPQIPEYLYCLKERKNARLPAAFLGLAQEMSPA, encoded by the coding sequence GTGCTGAGTGCCGAGCTGAAAGCGTTTTACATGGTGGCCCGTCTGGGCAGCATTACGCTGGCGGCGAAAAAGCTCGGCCTCAGCCAACCGACCGTAACCACCCAGATCCGCAATCTGGAAAGCCAGTATTCGGTGGAGCTGTTCTACCGTGGTGGCCGACGGCTGAGTGTCAGCGATGAAGGCGCGCGGCTGCTGCCGATGGTCAAGGCGTTGCTGCAGCAGGAGGCCGACATCGAGTTCTTCCTGCGCAACAGCGGCCAGGTTCAGGGCACGCTGCGCATCGCCGCCACGGCGCCGTATTACATCCTCGATCTGGTGAAGACCTTCCGCGAGCGCTTGCCGCAGGTGGAAGTGTCGGTGGAAATCGGCAATTCACAGCAAGTGCTGGAAGCGCTGGAGGACTACCGGGTGGATGTCGCGGCGTCATCGCAATTGCTCGACGATGCGCGGCTGATCCGCCGGGTGCTCGGCAGCGATCCGCTGGTGCTGGCGGTGCATCGCAATCATCCGCTGGCGGCGCACGACCATGTCACGCTGAACGCGCTGGCCGGGCATACCCTGTTGATGCGCGAGCCGGGCTCGACCACCCGTCGCCTGACCGAAGACTTGCTGGCCGGTGCCGGGGTCAGTTTCGGGCCGTTGCTGGAGATCGGCAGCCGCGAATCGATCCGCGAAGCGGTGCTGCGCAACATCGGCATCAGCATCATTGCCCGCCAGGAAGTGCCGCACGATCCGCAATTGCGGGTGCTGACCCTCGAAAATGCGCCGCAGATCCCCGAATACCTCTACTGCCTCAAGGAACGCAAGAACGCCCGCTTGCCGGCAGCGTTTCTCGGGCTGGCGCAGGAAATGTCTCCGGCGTGA
- the cadR gene encoding Cd(II)/Pb(II)-responsive transcriptional regulator: protein MKIGELAKQTDCAVETIRYYERENLLPEPARSDGNYRVYTQAHAERLTFIRNCRTLDMTLEEIRSLLALRDSPQDQCESVNALIDEHIQHVKARIDGLLALQTQLLDLRQRCGEGPEADQCGILQRLEVSGGVVATEIEHSHVGRSHGH, encoded by the coding sequence ATGAAGATCGGAGAACTGGCGAAACAGACCGATTGCGCCGTGGAAACCATCCGCTACTACGAGCGCGAAAACCTGCTGCCGGAGCCGGCCCGCAGCGACGGCAACTACCGCGTCTACACCCAGGCCCACGCCGAGCGCCTGACCTTCATCCGCAACTGCCGCACCCTCGACATGACCCTCGAAGAAATCCGCAGCCTGCTCGCCTTGCGCGACAGCCCGCAGGATCAGTGCGAAAGCGTGAATGCGCTGATCGACGAGCACATCCAGCACGTCAAGGCGCGGATCGACGGGTTGCTGGCGTTGCAGACGCAACTGCTCGACCTGCGCCAGCGTTGTGGCGAAGGGCCGGAGGCGGATCAATGCGGGATCTTGCAGCGGCTGGAAGTGAGTGGCGGGGTTGTCGCAACCGAAATCGAACATTCCCATGTAGGCCGCAGCCACGGCCATTGA
- a CDS encoding TIGR03364 family FAD-dependent oxidoreductase — translation MTQHKDLLIVGAGILGLSHAYAAARRGLKVAVFERTATPIGASVRNFGQALVTGQTPGPMLELAKASREIWGQWAQLAGLQLKRNGSYLFARTEAEEHLLEAFCAGRAVEHGYRVELLRGAALRDLYGGQFSHHRAALHGMDDQQLYSREAIPALIEYLRRELGVEFHFSTLVRDVEPGNLHSTAGIFTAEQIIVCSGHDYQTLLAEPIAALDPQICRLQMLRARPQIDLNLQHALLTGLSCVHYGAFADLPEAAAVQAQILREQPHLQENGIHLLISPTPYGELIIGDSHHYGSDPSPFNAEQVDNWMLELAEQTLGCKVQVVERWQGVYGSRGPGPFSFLRPAPGLSVALMHSGVGMSVGPAMAERNVAQLFGER, via the coding sequence ATGACACAACACAAAGACTTGCTGATCGTCGGCGCCGGCATTCTGGGCCTGTCCCACGCCTATGCCGCCGCCCGGCGCGGTCTCAAGGTCGCGGTTTTCGAGCGCACTGCCACGCCTATTGGCGCCTCGGTACGCAACTTCGGCCAGGCACTGGTCACCGGCCAGACACCGGGCCCGATGCTCGAACTGGCCAAGGCCAGCCGCGAAATCTGGGGTCAGTGGGCGCAGCTCGCCGGTCTGCAACTCAAGCGCAACGGTTCGTACTTGTTCGCTCGCACCGAGGCCGAAGAGCACTTGCTCGAAGCCTTCTGCGCCGGGCGCGCCGTGGAGCACGGCTACCGCGTCGAACTGCTGCGCGGTGCCGCGTTGCGTGATCTGTATGGCGGCCAGTTCAGCCATCACCGCGCCGCACTGCACGGCATGGACGATCAACAGCTGTATTCCCGGGAAGCGATTCCGGCGCTGATCGAATACCTGCGCCGCGAACTCGGCGTCGAGTTTCACTTCTCGACGCTGGTACGCGATGTCGAACCGGGGAACCTGCACAGCACCGCCGGGATCTTCACCGCCGAGCAGATCATCGTCTGCTCCGGCCACGATTATCAGACCCTGCTGGCCGAGCCGATTGCTGCCCTCGACCCGCAGATCTGCCGCCTGCAAATGCTCCGCGCCCGGCCGCAGATCGACCTGAACCTGCAACACGCTCTGCTCACCGGCCTCAGCTGCGTGCATTACGGCGCCTTCGCCGATTTGCCGGAAGCGGCGGCGGTACAGGCGCAGATCCTGCGCGAGCAACCGCACCTGCAGGAAAACGGCATTCACCTGCTGATCAGCCCGACCCCTTATGGCGAACTGATCATCGGCGACTCGCACCATTACGGCAGCGATCCGTCACCGTTCAACGCCGAGCAGGTCGACAACTGGATGCTCGAACTGGCCGAACAGACCCTTGGCTGCAAGGTGCAAGTGGTCGAGCGCTGGCAGGGTGTCTATGGTTCCCGGGGGCCGGGACCGTTTTCCTTCCTGCGTCCGGCGCCGGGGCTGAGCGTGGCGCTGATGCACAGCGGCGTCGGCATGAGCGTCGGCCCGGCCATGGCCGAGCGCAATGTTGCACAGCTTTTTGGAGAGCGTTGA
- a CDS encoding phosphonate degradation HD-domain oxygenase, whose amino-acid sequence MLNHEQVIDRVFGLYERFGASDYIGEPVSQIEHMSQAAQLAIAEGFDDEVVLAAFFHDIGHLCAEGAENMGGYGVVSHERLGADYLREAGFSERLARLVEYHVQAKRYLTLREPGYYERLSEASRRTLEYQGGVMTEAEAVAFEQDPLCAVSLRMRQWDELAKEMAVPVMDLGVLKDKAARVLAA is encoded by the coding sequence ATGTTGAATCACGAGCAAGTCATTGACCGGGTGTTCGGCCTCTATGAACGGTTCGGCGCCAGCGACTACATCGGCGAACCGGTGTCGCAGATCGAGCACATGTCCCAGGCGGCGCAACTGGCCATCGCCGAAGGCTTCGACGATGAAGTGGTGCTCGCTGCGTTCTTCCACGACATCGGCCACTTGTGTGCCGAAGGCGCGGAGAACATGGGCGGTTACGGCGTGGTCAGTCACGAGCGCCTCGGTGCCGACTATTTGCGTGAGGCCGGATTCAGCGAGCGCCTGGCGCGGCTGGTGGAATATCACGTCCAGGCCAAGCGCTATCTGACGCTCAGGGAGCCGGGTTATTACGAACGCTTGAGCGAGGCCAGCCGCCGCACCCTGGAATATCAGGGCGGGGTGATGACTGAGGCTGAAGCCGTTGCTTTCGAACAGGATCCGCTGTGTGCCGTCAGTCTGCGGATGCGCCAGTGGGATGAACTGGCGAAGGAGATGGCGGTGCCGGTGATGGATCTGGGCGTGCTGAAAGACAAAGCGGCGCGGGTTCTGGCGGCCTGA
- a CDS encoding heavy metal translocating P-type ATPase, protein MSDSQHTHKSHAGHDHSHKLQPVHKHDHGADSCCASKAAAPSLIQLSEAKSADARLSSFRIEAMDCPTEQTLIQNKLGKLAGIQQLEFNLINRVLGVTHNLSDTAPIIDAIKSLGMQAEPLEAGVDAPAAVPVKKHWWPLALSGVGALAAEVIHFTSAAPTWVVAIIALISILSGGLTTYKKGWIALKNRNLNINALMSIAVTGAVLIGQWPEAAMVMFLFTVAELIEARSLDRARNAISGLMQMTPEQATVLQADGKWVELDVKSIDLGARVRVKPGERIALDGEVVSGSSTIDQAPITGESLPVEKTIGDKVFAGTINQAGSLEYTVTAAANNSTLARIIHAVEQAQGARAPTQRFVDQFSKIYTPVVFVLALAVAIIPPLFMGAVWFDWIYRALVLLVVACPCALVISTPVTIVSGLAAAARKGILVKGGVYLEGGFKLDYLALDKTGTITHGKPVQTDYLSLDPTADATAPAIAAALAGRSDHPVSLAIANAAVDKGFAPLVVDNFEALAGRGVKGEVNGQAYHLGNHRLVEELGLCSPQLEEKLFALEKQGKSVVLLLDSSGPLALFAVADTVKETSREAIRQLHDLGVKTLMLTGDNVHTAQAIAAQVGIDQAKGDLLPTDKLQAIEDLYAQGRRVGMVGDGINDAPALARAEIGFAMAAAGTDTAIETADVALMDDDLRKIPAFISLSRNTASILKQNIALALVIKAIFLGVTFAGLATMWMAVFADMGVSLLVVFNGLRLLRK, encoded by the coding sequence ATGAGCGATTCCCAGCACACCCACAAATCCCACGCGGGACACGACCACAGCCACAAATTGCAGCCTGTGCATAAACACGACCACGGCGCTGATTCCTGCTGTGCATCAAAAGCCGCAGCCCCGTCGCTGATTCAACTGAGCGAGGCGAAAAGCGCCGACGCCCGGTTGAGCAGTTTCCGCATCGAAGCGATGGACTGTCCGACCGAGCAGACGCTGATCCAGAACAAGCTCGGCAAACTGGCCGGGATCCAGCAGCTGGAGTTCAACCTGATCAATCGCGTGCTCGGCGTGACCCACAATCTGTCGGACACCGCGCCGATCATCGACGCGATCAAATCCCTCGGCATGCAGGCCGAGCCGCTGGAGGCGGGCGTTGATGCCCCGGCCGCCGTCCCGGTGAAAAAACACTGGTGGCCGCTGGCGCTGTCCGGCGTCGGTGCACTCGCTGCCGAAGTGATCCACTTCACCAGCGCTGCCCCGACCTGGGTGGTGGCGATCATCGCGCTGATCTCGATCCTCAGCGGCGGCCTCACCACCTACAAGAAGGGCTGGATCGCCCTGAAGAACCGCAACCTCAACATCAACGCCCTGATGAGCATCGCCGTGACCGGTGCGGTGTTGATCGGCCAGTGGCCGGAAGCGGCGATGGTGATGTTCCTGTTCACCGTGGCCGAGCTGATCGAAGCGCGCTCGCTGGATCGCGCACGCAACGCCATCAGCGGTTTGATGCAGATGACGCCGGAGCAGGCGACTGTGTTGCAGGCGGACGGCAAATGGGTCGAACTTGATGTGAAAAGCATCGATCTCGGCGCCCGGGTGCGGGTGAAACCCGGCGAGCGCATCGCGCTGGACGGTGAAGTCGTCAGCGGCAGTTCGACTATCGATCAGGCGCCGATTACCGGCGAAAGCCTGCCGGTGGAAAAAACCATTGGTGACAAAGTGTTCGCCGGCACCATCAACCAGGCCGGCTCGCTGGAATACACAGTGACCGCAGCGGCAAACAATTCCACTCTGGCGCGAATTATCCACGCCGTGGAACAGGCGCAAGGCGCGCGGGCACCGACCCAGCGCTTCGTCGATCAGTTCTCGAAAATCTACACCCCGGTGGTCTTCGTTCTGGCCCTGGCCGTGGCGATCATCCCGCCGTTGTTCATGGGCGCCGTGTGGTTCGACTGGATCTACCGCGCGCTGGTGCTGCTGGTGGTTGCGTGCCCGTGCGCACTGGTGATTTCCACCCCGGTGACCATCGTCAGCGGCCTCGCCGCAGCGGCGCGCAAAGGCATTCTGGTCAAGGGCGGCGTGTACCTGGAGGGCGGTTTCAAGCTCGACTATCTGGCCCTCGACAAGACCGGCACCATCACCCACGGCAAACCGGTGCAGACCGACTACCTGTCCCTCGACCCGACCGCCGATGCCACGGCCCCGGCCATTGCCGCCGCGCTGGCCGGGCGTTCCGATCACCCGGTGTCGCTGGCCATCGCCAATGCCGCTGTGGATAAAGGTTTCGCGCCGCTGGTCGTGGATAACTTCGAAGCCCTGGCCGGGCGCGGTGTGAAGGGTGAGGTCAACGGTCAGGCCTACCATTTGGGCAATCACCGACTGGTGGAAGAGCTGGGCCTGTGCTCGCCGCAACTGGAAGAAAAACTGTTCGCGCTGGAGAAACAGGGCAAGTCCGTGGTGTTGCTGCTCGACAGCTCCGGCCCGCTGGCACTGTTCGCCGTGGCCGACACCGTCAAGGAAACCAGCCGCGAGGCGATCCGCCAGTTGCACGATCTGGGCGTGAAAACCCTGATGCTGACCGGCGACAACGTCCACACCGCTCAGGCGATTGCGGCGCAGGTCGGGATCGATCAGGCCAAGGGCGACTTGTTGCCGACCGACAAACTGCAAGCCATCGAGGACCTGTACGCGCAGGGCCGTCGAGTCGGCATGGTCGGCGACGGCATCAACGATGCGCCGGCACTGGCGCGGGCCGAGATCGGTTTTGCGATGGCGGCAGCCGGCACCGATACGGCAATTGAAACTGCCGATGTCGCCCTGATGGACGACGATTTGCGCAAGATTCCGGCGTTCATCAGCCTGTCCCGCAACACGGCCAGCATCCTGAAACAGAACATTGCGTTGGCATTGGTGATCAAGGCTATCTTTCTTGGGGTAACCTTCGCCGGGCTCGCCACCATGTGGATGGCGGTGTTTGCCGACATGGGCGTGAGCCTGCTGGTGGTGTTCAACGGTTTGCGCCTGTTGCGCAAATAG
- a CDS encoding putative 2-aminoethylphosphonate ABC transporter permease subunit, which produces MNSNLALPLPQKQARQVSGAEVGDRIFVLGGKLLLLVLLGVAVLLPLLAIFWRGFSSEAGQGGGWLAAKELVTSDNFHWLLGNSLKVSLSVAAIVVPLAYLFAYALQRTLIPAKGIWRGISLLPLMAPSMLPGIALVYLFGNQGMLRGLLSDNIYGFWGIVLGEVIYTFPHALMILLSALSLADARLFDAASSMGASPAKAFRSITWPATRQAVFAAFCLVFTLTITDFGVPVVVGGDYQVLALEAYKAVVGQQQFGRGALIGMVLLLPALFSFGVDAWLRRRHGDSMSGRAQVFKPAPSKKRDACYLAIVLLISAALLLVFGMAVFSSLVKFWPYNLSLSLNHYQFNETAGGGWLAYGNSLKMALGTALIGSVLIFTGAYLMEKTRSQRGLNLTLRMLSFVPMAVPGLVLGLGYVFFFNLTGNPLHVLYGTMTLLIVCTIAHYLTTAQMTATTALRQLDAEFEAAALSLKAPLYRHYLKVTVPICLPALLDIVRYLFVSAMTTVSAAIFLYSPDTILAAVAVLNMDDAGNVGGAAAMSTLILFTSAGVSLLLAWASRGLLRRSQAWRQTAPGH; this is translated from the coding sequence ATGAACAGCAACCTCGCACTGCCGCTACCGCAAAAGCAGGCGCGGCAGGTGTCCGGGGCCGAGGTCGGCGACCGGATCTTCGTCCTCGGCGGCAAACTCCTGCTGCTGGTGCTGCTCGGTGTGGCGGTGCTGTTGCCATTGCTGGCGATCTTCTGGCGCGGCTTCAGCAGCGAAGCCGGGCAGGGCGGTGGCTGGCTGGCGGCGAAGGAGCTGGTGACCAGCGACAATTTCCACTGGTTGCTCGGTAACAGCCTGAAAGTTTCCCTCAGCGTCGCGGCCATCGTCGTACCGCTGGCCTACCTGTTTGCCTACGCCTTGCAGCGCACCTTGATTCCGGCAAAAGGCATCTGGCGCGGGATTTCCCTGCTGCCACTGATGGCGCCATCGATGCTGCCGGGGATTGCGCTGGTCTATCTGTTCGGCAATCAGGGCATGTTGCGCGGGCTGCTGTCGGACAACATCTATGGTTTCTGGGGGATTGTTCTGGGTGAGGTGATCTACACCTTCCCACACGCCTTGATGATTTTGCTGTCAGCCTTGTCGCTGGCGGATGCACGACTGTTCGACGCCGCGTCGAGCATGGGCGCCAGTCCTGCGAAAGCCTTCCGCAGCATCACCTGGCCGGCAACTCGCCAGGCTGTGTTCGCTGCGTTCTGTCTGGTGTTCACCCTGACCATCACCGATTTCGGCGTGCCAGTGGTAGTCGGTGGCGACTACCAAGTGCTGGCGCTGGAAGCCTACAAAGCGGTGGTCGGCCAGCAGCAATTCGGTCGCGGTGCGTTGATCGGCATGGTTCTGCTGCTGCCGGCGCTGTTCAGCTTCGGCGTCGATGCCTGGCTGCGTCGTCGTCACGGCGACTCCATGAGCGGCCGCGCCCAGGTGTTCAAACCGGCGCCGTCGAAGAAGCGCGACGCCTGTTATCTGGCCATCGTCCTGCTGATCAGCGCGGCGTTGCTGCTGGTGTTCGGCATGGCGGTGTTCTCGTCGCTGGTGAAGTTCTGGCCATATAACCTGTCGCTGTCGCTCAATCATTACCAGTTCAACGAAACCGCCGGGGGTGGCTGGCTGGCCTACGGCAACAGTCTGAAGATGGCCCTGGGCACGGCGTTGATCGGCAGCGTGCTGATCTTCACCGGCGCCTACCTGATGGAAAAGACCCGCAGCCAGCGCGGCCTCAATCTGACACTGCGCATGCTCAGTTTCGTACCGATGGCGGTGCCGGGGCTGGTGCTGGGTCTGGGTTATGTCTTCTTCTTCAACCTCACCGGCAACCCGCTGCACGTGCTGTACGGGACCATGACCCTGCTGATCGTCTGCACCATTGCTCACTATCTGACCACTGCGCAGATGACCGCCACCACAGCGTTGCGCCAACTCGACGCCGAATTCGAAGCCGCTGCGCTGTCGCTGAAAGCACCGCTATACCGGCATTACCTGAAGGTCACCGTGCCGATCTGCCTGCCGGCGCTGCTGGACATCGTGCGCTACCTGTTCGTCTCGGCGATGACCACCGTGTCCGCCGCGATCTTCCTCTACAGCCCCGACACCATCCTCGCGGCGGTGGCGGTGCTGAACATGGATGACGCCGGCAACGTCGGCGGCGCGGCGGCGATGTCGACCCTGATTCTGTTCACCTCGGCGGGCGTTTCCTTGCTGCTGGCGTGGGCTTCGCGCGGCTTGCTGCGCCGTTCCCAGGCCTGGCGGCAAACGGCGCCGGGCCACTGA
- a CDS encoding putative 2-aminoethylphosphonate ABC transporter ATP-binding protein, translating to MNPAIATALTNPGAPMKVRGVQKRFGAFTALDNVSLDVAAGELVCLLGPSGCGKTTLLRCIAGLEKQDSGELYLGDRDVSHLAPQARDYGILFQSYALFPNLTVEANIAYGLAGSGRDEVRRRVGQMLELVGLSGSEKKYPGQLSGGQQQRVALARALAPAPSLLLLDEPMSALDARVREHLCTELRQLQRNLGITTLMVTHNQDEAMLMADRIAVMNNGKVEQYATPQEIYNRPATPFVAEFVGQGNWLPFQRSSDSHAKVGGMNLRLADGSVHSPSGRLFCRPEAINVNPLVHEENLFPAKVREITFLGNRCRMSFELDQLPGHALLAELAPEAMPRLGAQQIMVALPPRSLQVFA from the coding sequence ATGAACCCTGCAATCGCAACTGCCCTGACCAACCCCGGCGCTCCGATGAAAGTGCGCGGCGTGCAGAAGCGCTTCGGCGCCTTCACGGCGCTGGATAACGTCTCCCTCGATGTCGCGGCCGGTGAGCTGGTGTGTCTGCTCGGCCCGTCGGGCTGTGGCAAGACCACGTTGCTGCGCTGCATCGCCGGTCTGGAGAAGCAGGACAGCGGCGAGTTGTACCTCGGCGATCGCGATGTTTCCCACCTCGCGCCCCAGGCCCGGGACTACGGGATCCTGTTCCAGTCCTATGCGCTGTTCCCCAATCTGACTGTCGAAGCGAACATTGCCTACGGCCTCGCCGGCAGTGGTCGCGATGAAGTGCGTCGTCGTGTCGGTCAGATGCTGGAACTGGTCGGCCTCAGCGGCAGTGAGAAAAAATACCCGGGCCAGTTGTCCGGCGGCCAGCAGCAACGGGTGGCACTGGCCCGTGCCTTGGCGCCGGCGCCGTCGCTGCTGTTGCTCGACGAACCGATGTCGGCCCTCGACGCCCGGGTCCGCGAGCATCTGTGCACCGAGCTGCGCCAATTGCAGCGCAACCTCGGCATCACCACCCTGATGGTCACCCACAATCAGGACGAGGCCATGCTGATGGCCGACCGCATCGCCGTGATGAACAACGGCAAGGTCGAGCAGTACGCCACCCCGCAGGAAATCTACAACCGCCCGGCCACGCCGTTCGTGGCCGAGTTCGTCGGCCAGGGCAACTGGCTGCCGTTCCAGCGCAGCAGCGATAGCCACGCCAAGGTCGGCGGGATGAACCTGCGTCTGGCCGACGGCAGCGTCCACAGCCCGTCGGGCCGGCTGTTCTGCCGCCCGGAAGCGATCAACGTCAATCCGCTGGTGCACGAAGAAAACCTGTTCCCGGCCAAGGTCCGCGAGATCACTTTCCTCGGCAACCGCTGCCGCATGAGCTTCGAGCTCGATCAATTGCCCGGTCATGCCTTGCTTGCTGAACTGGCGCCGGAAGCCATGCCGCGCCTCGGCGCCCAGCAGATCATGGTCGCCTTGCCACCGCGCAGCCTGCAGGTGTTTGCCTGA
- a CDS encoding thymidylate synthase: MKQYLDLVSHVINNGTKQANRTGVNTISFPGAMLRFDLQEGFPAITTRKMAFKSAIGEMCGFLRGVNNAAEFRALGCKVWDQNANENAQWLANPFRQGEDDLGEIYGVQWRKWPAYKQIPLSNTAAIEQTLSNGYKQIAQGEEDGQAYVVLYKAIDQVRQCVDTIIKDPGSRRILFHGWNCAQLDEMALPPCHLLYQFHPNVETKEISLTLYIRSNDLGLGTPFNLTEGAALLSLIGRLTGYTPRWFTYFIGDAHVYENHLDMLNEQLKREPFAMPKLKISDRVPEFAKTGVYQPEWLELVEPGDFSLEGYEHHAPMTAPMAV; the protein is encoded by the coding sequence ATGAAGCAATATCTCGATCTGGTGTCGCACGTCATCAACAACGGCACCAAACAGGCCAACCGTACCGGCGTGAACACCATCAGCTTTCCGGGCGCCATGCTGCGCTTCGATCTGCAGGAAGGTTTCCCGGCGATCACCACCCGCAAGATGGCCTTCAAATCGGCCATCGGCGAGATGTGCGGCTTTCTGCGTGGCGTGAACAACGCCGCCGAATTCCGTGCGCTGGGCTGCAAGGTCTGGGATCAGAACGCCAACGAAAACGCCCAGTGGCTGGCCAACCCGTTCCGTCAGGGCGAAGACGACCTCGGCGAAATCTACGGTGTGCAATGGCGCAAATGGCCGGCGTACAAGCAGATCCCGCTGAGCAACACCGCCGCCATCGAACAAACCCTGAGCAACGGCTACAAGCAGATTGCCCAGGGCGAAGAAGACGGCCAGGCCTACGTGGTGTTGTACAAAGCCATCGATCAGGTGCGCCAGTGCGTCGACACGATCATCAAGGACCCGGGCAGCCGCCGCATACTGTTCCACGGCTGGAACTGCGCCCAGCTCGATGAAATGGCCCTGCCGCCGTGCCATCTGCTGTACCAGTTCCACCCGAATGTCGAGACCAAAGAGATTTCTCTGACCCTCTACATCCGCTCCAACGACCTGGGTCTGGGCACGCCGTTCAACCTCACCGAAGGCGCCGCGCTGCTGAGCCTGATCGGTCGCCTGACCGGCTACACGCCGCGCTGGTTCACCTATTTCATCGGTGACGCCCACGTCTACGAAAACCACCTCGACATGCTCAACGAACAGCTCAAGCGCGAGCCGTTCGCCATGCCGAAGCTGAAGATTTCGGATCGTGTGCCGGAGTTCGCCAAGACCGGTGTGTACCAGCCGGAATGGCTGGAGCTGGTGGAACCGGGCGACTTCTCGCTGGAAGGCTACGAGCACCATGCGCCGATGACTGCGCCGATGGCGGTCTGA